The sequence below is a genomic window from Paenibacillus sp. DCT19.
CTTCTGTATTTGAACCTTCCTATGTAAAAGTGGTTGAAGGAGCGAAGGACACGACCACAGCACTTATTAATGCACCGTTTGACTATATCTTTTTTACGGGAAGCGTCCCCGTCGGGAAGATTGTCATGGAGGCTGCGGCCAAAAACTTGGTTCCTGTGACGTTAGAGCTTGGAGGCAAAAGCCCTGTTATTGTAGATGAGCATGCGGATCTCAAAGTGGCGGCACAGCGCATTATGTGGGGTAAGTTACTTAATACGGGTCAGACTTGTATAGCGCCTGATTATCTGCTTGTACATGAACGCGTGAAGGATCAACTGATCACGGAGATGAAGCAAGCGGTGGAGTCCTTCTACGGTTCTGATATCCAGCATAATCGGGATTATGGACGAATCGTAAATAACGCTCATTTCAAGCGGTTAACAACCATTATTGAACGCGATCAGGCTCAGGTGATATACGGTGGACAGTCAGATGAAGATGATCGTTATATTGAGCCAACCCTGATTGACGTAAGTTCATGGGATGCAGCCAGCATGGAGGACGAGATTTTTGGACCGATTTTGCCGATTATCACCTACAAACACATAAACGAAGCCATTGCTGGTATTCTGAAACGCCCGAAACCACTGGCTCTTTACCTATTCACGACAGATATACAGTTGCAAGATAAGGTTATGTCGGAGGTGTCCTTTGGTGGTGGATGTATTAACGATACCATTACACATGTGGCTAACCCTCAACTGCCATTTGGTGGAGTAGGGAACTCTGGCGTTGGCTCTTATCACGGAAAATTCAGTATTGAGACATTCTCACATTTCAAAAGTGTGCTTAAAAAGAGTACAAAGTTGAATCTGCCTATTCTGTATCCACCTTATGCAGGCAAACTCAAAACCATCAAGCGGTTGTTAAAATAGTTTACTTCTCGTTCGCTCGTTCCATTCGGTATTGAGAAGGTGATATCCCTGACCAGCGCTTGAATTGACGACTGAAATGAGCAATGTCCTTGTAACCAAGCATGGATGAAATTTGCTGGATCGATCGAGTTGAATTAACCAGTAATAGCTTCGCTTCATGCAAAACCATTTCGGACAAAACAACGCGCGGAGATTGCCCAAATACCTGTTTGAATACCCGATTACAATGAGAAGAGCTGATTCCCAGTTCTGACGCAATATCGTCGATGCCATAGTGTGTATCTGTTTCCCGACCTTGCTTGAATTGTTGGCTTACCAAGCCCTGTAGACGATTCCGTATTTGATGAGCGAGTTCGATCTTCTCATAGCTGTCTGTAAATGACTGAGCTACTTCTTGCGAGACAGCTTCCCACAAGTGACCGAACAATTCAAATACAGCGGATTGAAGCTGCATACGTTGCACCATGGCACTGGGAGTAGGATGAGGGGCAGTGTTCATTAATTTACGAAGTACAGGCTCAATTTTTTGTGTCACTGTGCTATCTGAACTGAACAAAACTTGTTTAATTCGTGCAAGCAGGGAAAGAAACAATTGATCATCGATATCAAAGTGCATGCAGAAATATGTAAAACCTTGATCATTACGACTTTGGCTGGAATGAATGCTACCTGGAGGAATCAGGAGTAATTCGCCAGCCTTTTGCTTGTAAACGTGACCGTTAACCGTCATCAATTGTTCGCCCTCTGTTACATAATTCAATTCATACTGAGGATGCTCATGTGCCGGATAATCCCAATCTGCAGCAACACTGCGCAAGTGGATCGCAAATAGATTGACGGTCGTCTGTACATCCGGGTAAAAGACTTCATGTACACTTTCTCCTAGAAGCGGAGGCAGATAGGTAGAAGACATATTAACTCTCCTTCAATAGTTAGAATAGTTGATTCAGAGGTTACCGCCTTTTTTGAACAGTTACTAAAAGATAGATAGTAAGACTTAATAATTAATTGTAAGCGCTTTATTATATTGTACTACATTAGCTCGATTTGGGTAAATATCCGATTGATTTGACCATGGTATCCAATTCGACGCCCATGATAGGATGGGGCTAATGAAAACGCATGCAAACCATTTGAGAGGGGTTATATTTTATGAGCGCGTCCAAATCTATTTTTTATAATGCCCATCACTCACCGATTGGCGCTTTTGCTAGTTTTACTTTAGGTTATAAGGGAGCGAAGGGTGGACTCGGACTGGAACTGGGAAAGCCAGCAGATCAGAATATCTATATTGGTGTTCAGTCTAGAGATGGCGAGACATATCAAGCCCTTCCATTTTATGAAGCGACAGAAGACGAAAGTGTTAGATATGACGTGGAGAAGCTGGAAAGTGCAGATGCAGAGCAAGAAGCAGGACAACCCGAAGTTGCAGGATCCACAGCATCTTCTACAAGAGCACAGCAGCCGTATATTTCGGCTTTCCGAGATGAGGAGATCACTCGTAAGTTCACTTCCGGAACCGATACGTGGACAGCAGGAGATCTAACTTTCCGCATATACTCACCGGTACGTCCTGTACCAGAGCCGCTGAAGGGTGAGCGTGAAGCGTTGATGGATGCACTGGTACCTGCGGTACTTGTTGAGATGACGATTGATAATACGAAGGGACAACAGGCACGCAAAGCGTATTTTGGCTATCAAGGCAATGATCCTTATTCAGCAATGAGAATGATTGGTGGTCCAGAAGGCGGCGCTTTAACCGGTGTTGGTCAAGGGCGCTTAACTGCGATCATGTCTACGGATGATGGACTGTGGCCAGCTTTGGGTTTCACATTAGAGAAAATTCTTCAAGATAAACATGTCGAAAATCTTGCGTTTGGCCTGGGCGGTACGGCTGCATTGTTAATGGAGGTTCCGGCAGGCGAGACGCGTACATACCGTTTTGCGGTCTGCTTCTATCGCGGAGGCATTGCTACCTCTGGAATCGATACGACTTATTGGTACACTCGATATTTTGCAAATATACAGGAAGTAGGGCAGTATGCGCTTAATCGGTACAATGAATTGGCAGCATCCTGTGAGGAGGCTGATCAACGCCTAGGAACGGCTTCTCTCTCAGAAGATCAGGCTTTCATGCTTGCTCATTCCATTCACAGTTATTATGCAAGCACACAATTGCTTGATGCGGACGGAGATCCGTTCTGGATTGTCAACGAAGGGGAATATCGCATGATGAATACACTGGATCTGACGGCAGATCAGTTGTATTTCGAATTGGCTCTTAATCCGTGGACGGTGCGGAACGAGCTGGAATGGTTTGTGAAGCGGTACAGCTACACAGATCATGTTCGTTTTCCAGGTGAAGAGCAAGAATACCCCGGTGGGATCACGTTCACGCATGATATTGGAGTAGCGAATGTATTTTCTAGACCCGGACATTCCGCTTACGAGCTTGTGGGCATTGACGATTGTTTCTCTCAGATGAGCCATGAGGAATTAGTGAACTGGCTCTGCTGTGCGACGGTATACATTGAGCAGACGCAGGATCACAGCTTTGTCCAAGAAATGTTACCTGTTATTCAGGATTGCTTCCAAAGCATGCTTAACCGAGATCACCCGGAAGAACAGCAGCGTAACGGTCTCATGGGGCTGGATAGCAGTCGTACCAAAGGCGGAGCAGAGATCACAACCTATGATAGTCTGGACGTGTCACTGGGCAGTCTCGTAACAATATCTATCTGGCAGGAAAATGCTGGGCCGTTTATGTCGCACTAGAGAAGCTGTTTGCAACAGAGAAGCTTGCAGACCTGTCTCATCAGGCGGGACGCCAAGCTGATCTTTGTGCAGCAAGTGTGGCAGCACAGTTAACCGAAGCGGGGTATATTCCAGCGGTTATTGCGGAGAACAATGATTCTCGAATCATCCCAGCAATCGAAGGCTTGGTATTCCCGTATTTCACAGGATGTGAAGGTGCGCTTGATGTTAATGGCCGCTTCAGCTCCTATCTGCAAGCACTGAGAACGCATTTGAACACAGTTCTAATACCAGGTACTTGTCTGTTTGAGGATGGTGGATGGAAGCTGTCTTCGACAAGCAACAATTCATGGCTTAGCAAAATCTATTTATCTCAATTCATCACACGAGAGATTCTGGGGCTTGAGTGGGACGAATCCGGCAAACAAGCCGATGCTGCCCATGTAAACTGGTTATTGCATCCGGAAGAGTCCTACTGGTGCTGGAGTGACCAGATTCTATCTGGCGTTGCAGTAGGAAGTAAATATTATCCGCGCGGAGTAACCTCCATTTTGTGGCTGCTTGAAGGTAAAGGTCATCAATTAGGACGTATCTACGCAAGTAAGGAGGCTGTCCAATGAGTCAATCCATCGTTCAGACGGACTTATCGGGTCCACAATATGATGCATGGCTGTCTTATCGTTCAGGTTCATCCAGAAGAGGGGGAGTAGTGAAACATGCTCCTTCCTGGATTCAGCACATTATTGTAAATGAAGAGCATCAGGTCTTATCTACGGCTGCTGCTGAACTTATACAGGGAGTAGAGAATCTATATGGGGTGAAACCAACTCTCAATCAAGCTCAATCCGCTCAAACGAACTCAGATGTAACACCAGGCATATGGCTTGGCACTTGGTCAGGTTCATCCAGCGCAGCTGGACAATTCAGTGAGGGTGAACGCAACTCCGTTCAGGGAGAAGGCTACATTATTCGTTTTAATGAAGAGCAAGGTCAATTGGCCATTGGAGCCGAATCCGCTCAAGGTGTCCTTTATGGTACGTTTCATGTACTGAGAGAGCTCACGCTAGCTCAAGAAAGTTCGATTGATGCAGAACCTTTGGAGTCTAGATTACGTTACATTACAGAACAACCACGCAATTCTCTACGAATGATTAATCAGTGGGATAATGTGGATGGCAGTATTGAGCGAGGTTATGCTGGGGAATCCATCTTCTATGAAAAAGGTGAATTCACCCGCGATCTTGGACGGATTCGAGATTATGCACGGCTCCTTGCTTCAACCGGGATCAACGCGATCTCCATCAATAATGTGAATGTGCATCAACGTGAGTCCCTGTTTCTGACTGAACAGTTCTTAGGCGACGTGGCACGAGTTGCCTCTGAGTTCAGAGCGTATGGCATTCAGCTTTTCCTCAGTGTCAATTACGCAAGTCCAATCGAGATCGGTGGATTGAATACAGCAGATCCTCTCGATGAGCAAGTTCGTGAATGGTGGAATGTGCAGACCGCTAAAGTGTATGCCGCCATACCTGATTTTGGAGGTTATTTGGTAAAAGCAGATTCAGAAAATCGACCTGGTCCCTTCACATACAATCGTGATCATGCAGATGGAGCCAATATGCTTGCAGAAGCACTCCATCCATTCAATGGAGTTGTAATCTGGCGCTGCTTCGTCTATAACTGCAAACAGGATTGGCGTGATCGCTCCACGGATCGTGCACGTGCCGCTTATGATCATTTCACTCCGCTCGATGGCCGCTTTGCGGACAATGTCATTTTGCAGATCAAAAATGGTCCCATGGACTTCCAGGTTCGTGAAGCAGTATCTCCACTGTTTGGTGCCATGGAGCAGACGAATCAAGTGATTGAGTTTCAGATTACGCAGGAATATACGGGTCAGCAGCGTCATCTGTGTTATTTGGTACCACAATGGAAGGATGTTTTGGATTTTGATACGTATGCCAAAGGCGAAGGGTCTGAGGTTAAACGCATTGTCGATGGATCGATGTTCAACAGACCTTATAGTGGCTTTGCAGCCGTCTCGAACATCGGTGCAGATGCTTGCTGGACAGGACACCGCTTGCTCAGGCTAACTTATATGGGTATGGACGACTAGCTTGGAATCCTGAGTTGTCAGCGGAAGAGATCGCTGAGGAATGGATTCGCCTAACGTTTGGACAAGACGAAGAGTTGATTCATACCATCTCAGGCATGTTGCTGAGCTCACTGGACATTTATGAGAACTATACAGCACCTCTTGGGGTAGGCTGGATGGTTAATCCGAATCATCATTATGGCCCTAACGTTGATGGATATGAGTATTCCAAATGGGGAACTTACCACTTTGCCGATTGCGAAGGCATTGGTGTGGATCGAACGGTGCGTAGTGGCACGGGGTATACTTCCCAGTATCATCTGCAGAACATGGACAAGTATGAGTCCCTTGAACAGTGTCCGGATGAATTGATATTATTTTTCCATCATGTACCTTATACGCATGTGCTTCACTCCGGCAAAACGGTCATTCAACACATTTATGATACTCACTTTGAAGGAGCAACGCAGGCGGAAGAGCTGGCTAATCAATGGAGAAGCCTTGAAGGCAAGATTGATGCAAGCATATATGACAAGGTTGCTTCATTGCAGGAGGAACAGGCTGAACATGCGAAAGAATGGCGAGACATGATTAATACTTACTTTTATCGTAAGAGTGGCATTGATGATGAACAGGGCAGAACGATTTATTAACGTTAGATAGAACCTATACCTTAGAGATCATTCGTGTATGGACAGAAGAAGGAGGCACAGCATGAGACAACATTCAATTCCTGAGACAATGATGGCAGCGGTTATGAAGGAGCCAGGGCACATCCTCATTGAAGAGCAGAAAGTTCCGATTCCTAAGGCAGATGAGGTACTCATCCAAGTCATGGCTGTAGGCGTATGTGGGTCTGATGTACATTATTTCGAACATGGTCGAATTGGGCGCTTCGTCGTGGAAAATCCGATTATACTGGGTCATGAGTGTGCTGGAATCGTGGCAGCGGTGGGCTCTGATGTGACCAGGCTCAAGCAGGGAGACCGCGTAGCCATCGAACCTGGGGTAACCTGTGGCAGGTGTTCGGCTTGTAAGGAGGGGCGCTATAATTTGTGTCCGGATGTGCAATTCTTGGCGACACCTCCTGTCGATGGAGCATTTGTTCAATACATGACGATACGTGAAGATATGGCATTTCCGATTCCAGACCATCTTTCGTTTGAGGAAGCAGCCTTGAACGAACCATTCTCGGTAGGTATTCATGCCGCACGTCGTAGCAAGCTTGCTCCGGGAACAACGTTAGCCATTATGGGCATGGGGCCAGTAGGCTTAATGGCTGTAGCCGCGGCGAAGTCGTTCGGAGTCGAGCGAATTATTGTAACAGACTTGGAAGAAGTTCGACTTGACGCCGCACGCCGACTCGGAGCTACGCACACAATCAATGTACGGAATGAAGACGCACTTTCAATCATTCGTGAACTCACGAATGGTCAAGGTGTTGATACCGCGTGGGAAACTGCCGGCAATCCCAAAGCACTACAGACAGCGCTGTATTCACTACGTCGCGGAGGGAAACTCGCCATTGTTGGTTTACCTGCTCAGGACGAAATAGCGCTGAATGTTCCTTTTATTGCGGATAATGAGGTCGATATTTACGGGATATTCCGCTATGCGAATACGTATAGTGCAGGGATTGAATTCTTGAGCTCTGGTAAACATGACGTGATGACGCTGATTACCGATCGTTATAGCCTGGAGGACACGCAGCAGGCGATGGAGCGAGCTTTGCACAACAAAAGCGGAAGTCTTAAAGTGATGGTTTACCCTAATGGGATGTAATGAAATAACCAATCCTTGAAAGGTCATAAGAACGGGCAGCGGTTGTTCGATAATCGTTGCTGTTAAGCCCCGGTTAGTGGGGCTTATTTTTTTATTTTACAGTCATAATAAGCTATACAAGCCCATATAAAGTGGTATAATTCTTGGAAGATTTTAATATATGGCATGCTCGTATGTACGTGAGTAGGTTAATTTTACAGTTAGCGAAAGGATATGAAGGTTGTGAGAACACATGAATTTACGATTCACACGGATTTTCACCGAGATGATCTGATGTCTGTTTCTTCTCAAGCATCACGTTTTGCCTCCGATATTTCAATGTCGTTTCTGGATGCTGATTATGAACGTCGAGTTGATGTCAAAAGCTTGCTCGGTATGGCTCTTCTGCCTATAAGGCAAGGGAGTATTGTCAGATTGCAAACCAGAGGTTGGGATGAGCTTGAGGCTCTAGAGTACATGTTAGATGTGCTGGAGAAGGGAAGAAAATAACTTCAGAAGAGGTGCAAATAACGTCGAATTGTAAAATTTTTAACGTTTGATCAATTCCTGCTGGTGCTTCTTGCAAAAAAGAGTATAATAAAATTTAGTTTGATTCTAGGAAGTACCCATTTTAAAGGAGTGTAAATAGATATGCCAAAAGCTGATATCCATCCAAAGACACAAATCGTAATTTTCTACGATGCAAGCGCTGATTACAAATTCTTGAGTTCTTCGACTAAATTCTCGAACGAAACAATGGAATGGGAAGATGGTAACACTTACCCAGTAATCCGTGTGGACACTAGCTCCGCATCCCACCCGTTCTTCACTGGTAAACAAAGAAACGTGGACATCGGTGGTCGTGTTGACAAGTTCAACCGTAAATACAACCTCAAAAACTAGTCTGTCCATAGATTGCATGAAAGCCTTGGGAATTCGTTCCCAAGGTTTTTTTGTTTCTCTTGAGAATTGCGTGTGAATGGTAGCCATGTGTGTTGTCAAACGAACTTTAGACATGATTCTGCATATTTAGGATTGCGCTTACATCACATTCAAGGGTACACTAAGAAACAGAGCAAGATCATATTGAAGGAGGACATTAACATGAGTAGCATTACACATATGGTCACTTTTACACTTTACGTGGGCAAGGATACGCCTGAGGCAGAGTCCTTTTTGCAGGAAAGCCAAACGGCGCTAGCAGCGATCCCAGGTGTGGAGCAGTTTCAAGTATTTCGCCAAGTGAGCGAGAAAAATGAATTCGATTACAGCTTTTCGATGGTTTTTGCGAATCAAGCTGCGTATGATGCATACAACAACCACCCGGTTCATGTCCAATATGTAGCAGAACGCTGGGAAAAAGAAGTCAGTCGTTTCCAAGAAATTGATCTGATCCAACATACATCATAAATTAAAATCATAGTTGTTCATACGGAATACCGAAATCGTTTTCCATAAAGGTAGGTGTTGATGTTGAAACAATTGGATCTCACAGGAAAGACGGCGTTGGTTACTGGAGCGACCGGTCAATTAGGAAGAGTGATTGCGCGTACCCTCGCTGATTGTGGTGCTGATATTGCCTTGCATTACATAAATAATGAGACCAAGGCTCGGGAGCTTCAACGTGAAATTGAGAGCATGGGCAAACAAGCCATTATTGTTCAAGGTGACATTACCAAACCTGAGACGGCTCCACGTTTGCAAGAACAAATTCAATCTAGCCTAGGTGGGGTAGATATCGTTGTGGCGAATGCTGTCATTCAATATGCGTGGACAACGGTGTTAGAACAGGCGCCTGAAGACTACCTCGGACAATTCGAGTCTTGTGTAATGCAGAGCGTCTATCTAGCCAAAGCCTTTATTCCTTATATGAAAGAGGTTAAAGGTGGGCGATTTATAGGCATTAACACCGAATGTGCAATGCAAAATTTCGAGACACAGTCCGCATATACTGCGGGTAAACGTGGAATGGATGGCTTGTACCGTGTACTAGCAAAAGAAGTCGGCGAATATCAAATCACCGTTAATCAGGTAGCTCCTGGCTGGACAATTAGCGAGCGTGATCGTTCTAGTGAACCGGGACATGATGAAGGCTATACACGTACTGTTCCGCTGAAACGAAGAGGGGAAGACCAGGAAATTGCCAATGCCGTGGCTTTTCTTGCGTCCGATCTTTCCTCATTTATTACAGGTGCATACATACCGGTTAATGGTGGCAATGTAATGCCTGCGATCTAATCCATCTATTACGTGCACATAACAGTCAAATAAAGCATTTCATCCCCCAATCCGTTTGTCCTATGACAGACGGATTTTTCTTATTGTATTCACTTATAATATATCTATACATACATATAAATTTGATTCGATATTCAAAACATTGGGGTATAAGAATAGGTATATTCATGACGTGGAAGCCTAACTCAAAATAAGCAATTAAAGGAGATCATCATGAAGAAAACAATCGCAGACGTTCTTGTCGAAGCCCTATTAAATGCCGGTATCAAGCGGATCTATGGCATTGTTGGTGACTCTCTTAATGCTGTCCTGGATTCGATCCGCCGATCAGGTAAAATCGAATGGATTCATGTTCGACATGAAGAAGTCGCCGCCTTTGCAGCTGGTGCAGATGCCGAAGTAAGCGGTAGTATTGCTGTGTGTGCAGGTAGTAGCGGCCCGGGAAACACACATCTAATCAATGGTTTATACGATTGTCATCGCAACCGTGTGCCGGTACTTGCCATTGCCGCCCACATTCCGAGCGACGAGATCGGGAGTGAATACTTTCAGGCCACTCATCCAGAATATCTGTTCCAAGAATGTAGTCACTATTGTGAAGTCATTACCACAGCCAAACAGATGCCTCGTTCATTAACGATGGCTATACAGACGGCAGTCGCTCGTTCAGGTGTTTCGGTTGTTGTGTTACCGGGGATGTAGCGGCTCTAGAAGCGGCAGATCTTCCTGTTCCTGAACATGTATACCATCCGACTAATCCTATCGTGTATCCTTCTGAGCCTGAACTAATCAAGCTTGCGGAATTCCTGAATCAAGATAAAAAAATAACATTGCTCTGCGGAGCCGGCTGTGCAGGTGCTCGTGAACCATTAATGGAACTATGCGAACGTCTTAAATCACCCATGGTCATTGCGCTACGAGGCAAGGAATACCTTGAATATGACAATCCGTACTCCGTCGGATTAACGGGGCTGATCGGATATTCTTCCGGCTATCATGCGATGATGGATTGTGATGTACTTTTGATGCTGGGTACAGACTTCCCGTATCGTCAGTTCTATCCTGAGGATGCAACGGTATTACAGGTCGACATTCAGTCCTCGCATCTTGGACGGCGTACGAAGCTCGACTTCGGTGTCTGTGGTGATGTGAAATCAACGATTGAAGCCTTATTGCCATATCTAACTAAAGAACACTCTGACAAACATCTGAAGAAAAGTGTTGATCGCTATGTCAAAGTACGTAAAGAGCTGGACGAGCTAGCCACTGGCAAACCGGGTAAAAAGCCAATCCATCCTCAATACTTAACGAAGATCATTAGTGACGCTGCAGCTGAGAATGCCATCTTCACCTGTGATGTAGGTACGCCTACAGTGTGGGCTGCTCGATATATTGAAATGAGCCGTAATCGCAGGCTGCTTGGTTCATTTAACCATGGCACAATGGCTAATGCGCTACCCCAAGCGATTGGTGCTCAAGTTGCGAATCCAGGTAGACAGGTCATCTCACTATCCGGGGATGGTGGTATCGCAATGCTTATGGGCGATCTATTAACGCTGAAGCAGCATAACCTGCCGATTAATGTGGTTGTATTCAACAATGGTGCACTGAGTTTTGTTGAACTGGAGATGAAGGCTGCTGGTTTTCTAGAATCGGGGACGGAACTTGTAAACCCTAACTTCGCTATGGTTGCACAGGCGATGGGTATAGAAGGAATCCGAGTGGAAGATCCGGCCGAGCTTGAAGGAGCAGTCCAGCGTGCACTTCAGCATGATGGTCCTGTCCTGATCGACGTTGTCGTGAATCGTCAGGAGCTCTCGTTGCCACCGAAGATTAATATTAAACAGGCTGAAGGATTCACGTTGTGGATGATGAAAGCTGTGCTGAATGGTCGCGGCGATGAGCTGATTGAACTAGCCAAGACTAATCTGCTACGGTAAGTAGCGCAGAGCTTGCAGAGAAGTGATATGTACCTTAACTAAGCTAACAGCTGAGTTTGCTAGAAACATATTTCTTGTTCCATCTCTGGAATAATTACAGGACTGATTGCTTGTTAAAAGGGAGTTAGCCATGCTTCGCATGAGTGTGGCGCTCCTTGTTTAATCACGTTGTATATGTCTATATTATCGTGCATCATATTATTTAAAATTGTTTTTATTTTGTAAGTCCTATAAAATAAATATTGTCAGATAGGATTATGTGTCTTTTTGACATACATATGTTGCATGATGTGTTACTAGCTGCTTCATATTCATTTATTGAATCCAACGACAAGATAATACACACACATGGAGGAGATCAGAATGAGTCATACAGGAAAAGTAGCCATTATCACTGGAGCAGGAAGTGGATTGGGACAGGCAGCTGCATTGAAGCTCGCTGAGAAGGGTGCATCTATTGTGGTCGTTGATCTGGTTGAAGCGACAGGCCAAGAAACGGTGAAACAGATTGAGGCGTTAGGCGGCAAAGCGATCTTTGTTCAAGCCGACGTAAGTAAGGCAGTAGATGTAGAAAACTATGTGAAGAAGACCGTCGAGGAATTCGGACGAATTGATATGTTCTTTAATAATG
It includes:
- a CDS encoding aldehyde dehydrogenase — translated: MTSKEHDNMSTLQEISSREVEEILQHQHEFFRSGATRSVEYRIEQLKRLKQAIQQYESKLIEALYHDLGKSEFESYTTEVGFMLDSITHTIKKVKKWVKPVKVKTQMALIGSKSYIIPEPYGSVLIIGPFNYPFQLLIEPLVGAIAAGNTAVLKASENTPAVSAVVRELIASVFEPSYVKVVEGAKDTTTALINAPFDYIFFTGSVPVGKIVMEAAAKNLVPVTLELGGKSPVIVDEHADLKVAAQRIMWGKLLNTGQTCIAPDYLLVHERVKDQLITEMKQAVESFYGSDIQHNRDYGRIVNNAHFKRLTTIIERDQAQVIYGGQSDEDDRYIEPTLIDVSSWDAASMEDEIFGPILPIITYKHINEAIAGILKRPKPLALYLFTTDIQLQDKVMSEVSFGGGCINDTITHVANPQLPFGGVGNSGVGSYHGKFSIETFSHFKSVLKKSTKLNLPILYPPYAGKLKTIKRLLK
- a CDS encoding type B 50S ribosomal protein L31, which encodes MPKADIHPKTQIVIFYDASADYKFLSSSTKFSNETMEWEDGNTYPVIRVDTSSASHPFFTGKQRNVDIGGRVDKFNRKYNLKN
- a CDS encoding AraC family transcriptional regulator yields the protein MSSTYLPPLLGESVHEVFYPDVQTTVNLFAIHLRSVAADWDYPAHEHPQYELNYVTEGEQLMTVNGHVYKQKAGELLLIPPGSIHSSQSRNDQGFTYFCMHFDIDDQLFLSLLARIKQVLFSSDSTVTQKIEPVLRKLMNTAPHPTPSAMVQRMQLQSAVFELFGHLWEAVSQEVAQSFTDSYEKIELAHQIRNRLQGLVSQQFKQGRETDTHYGIDDIASELGISSSHCNRVFKQVFGQSPRVVLSEMVLHEAKLLLVNSTRSIQQISSMLGYKDIAHFSRQFKRWSGISPSQYRMERANEK
- a CDS encoding HPr family phosphocarrier protein; translation: MRTHEFTIHTDFHRDDLMSVSSQASRFASDISMSFLDADYERRVDVKSLLGMALLPIRQGSIVRLQTRGWDELEALEYMLDVLEKGRK
- a CDS encoding Dabb family protein — its product is MSSITHMVTFTLYVGKDTPEAESFLQESQTALAAIPGVEQFQVFRQVSEKNEFDYSFSMVFANQAAYDAYNNHPVHVQYVAERWEKEVSRFQEIDLIQHTS
- a CDS encoding SDR family NAD(P)-dependent oxidoreductase, whose protein sequence is MLKQLDLTGKTALVTGATGQLGRVIARTLADCGADIALHYINNETKARELQREIESMGKQAIIVQGDITKPETAPRLQEQIQSSLGGVDIVVANAVIQYAWTTVLEQAPEDYLGQFESCVMQSVYLAKAFIPYMKEVKGGRFIGINTECAMQNFETQSAYTAGKRGMDGLYRVLAKEVGEYQITVNQVAPGWTISERDRSSEPGHDEGYTRTVPLKRRGEDQEIANAVAFLASDLSSFITGAYIPVNGGNVMPAI
- a CDS encoding NAD(P)-dependent alcohol dehydrogenase, producing the protein MRQHSIPETMMAAVMKEPGHILIEEQKVPIPKADEVLIQVMAVGVCGSDVHYFEHGRIGRFVVENPIILGHECAGIVAAVGSDVTRLKQGDRVAIEPGVTCGRCSACKEGRYNLCPDVQFLATPPVDGAFVQYMTIREDMAFPIPDHLSFEEAALNEPFSVGIHAARRSKLAPGTTLAIMGMGPVGLMAVAAAKSFGVERIIVTDLEEVRLDAARRLGATHTINVRNEDALSIIRELTNGQGVDTAWETAGNPKALQTALYSLRRGGKLAIVGLPAQDEIALNVPFIADNEVDIYGIFRYANTYSAGIEFLSSGKHDVMTLITDRYSLEDTQQAMERALHNKSGSLKVMVYPNGM